The proteins below are encoded in one region of Pseudomonas putida NBRC 14164:
- the mltF gene encoding membrane-bound lytic murein transglycosylase MltF has protein sequence MFAHTALRQRCAKWLLATGLFLLLGACVEKPSTLERVKEDGVLRVITRNSPATYFQDRNGETGFEYELVKHFADDLGVKLEIETADNLDELFDDLGKPSGPVLAAAGLVSSERRTAQAKFSHPYLEVTPQVIYRNGRPRPTNAKGLVGKKIMVLKGSSHADLLAELKKQNPGLEYEESDAVEVVDLLRMVDEGQIDLTLVDSNELAMNQVYFPNVRVAFDVGDTRDQRWAVAAGEDNSLLNEINEFLDKAQKNGTLQRLKDRYYGHVDVLGYVGAYTFAQHLQQRLPKYEKHFKSYAKVEQVDWRLLAAIGYQESMWQPEVTSKTGVRGLMMLTQRTAQAMGVSNRLDPKQSIQGGAKYFMKIKAELDDSIQEPDRTWFALAAYNVGSGHLEDARTLAKREKLNPNKWLDVKKMLPRLSQKQWYRQTKYGYARGGEPVHFVANIRRYYDILTWVTQPQLEGQVAEGNLHVPGVNKDKPADQSPPM, from the coding sequence ATGTTCGCCCACACTGCTTTGCGCCAGCGTTGCGCCAAATGGCTTCTCGCAACCGGACTCTTTCTGCTGCTCGGTGCCTGCGTTGAAAAACCCAGCACCCTCGAGCGCGTGAAGGAGGATGGCGTGCTGCGCGTGATCACCCGCAACAGCCCGGCCACCTACTTTCAGGATCGCAACGGCGAAACCGGTTTCGAGTACGAGCTGGTCAAGCATTTCGCCGACGATCTCGGGGTGAAGCTGGAGATCGAGACTGCCGACAACCTCGATGAGCTGTTCGACGACCTCGGCAAACCCTCCGGCCCGGTGCTGGCAGCCGCCGGCCTGGTCAGCAGCGAGCGGCGCACGGCCCAGGCGAAATTCTCGCACCCGTACCTGGAAGTGACCCCGCAGGTAATCTACCGCAACGGCCGCCCGCGCCCGACCAATGCCAAGGGCCTGGTCGGCAAGAAAATCATGGTGCTCAAAGGCAGCAGCCATGCCGACCTGCTGGCCGAGCTGAAAAAACAGAACCCCGGCCTGGAATATGAAGAGTCGGATGCCGTGGAGGTGGTCGACCTGCTGCGCATGGTCGACGAAGGGCAGATCGACCTGACCCTGGTCGACTCCAACGAGCTGGCGATGAACCAGGTGTACTTCCCCAACGTGCGCGTGGCCTTCGACGTGGGCGACACCCGCGACCAGCGCTGGGCAGTGGCAGCGGGCGAAGACAACAGCCTGCTCAACGAAATCAACGAATTTCTCGACAAGGCGCAGAAGAACGGCACCCTGCAACGCCTGAAAGACCGCTATTACGGCCATGTCGACGTATTGGGTTATGTGGGTGCCTACACCTTCGCCCAGCACCTGCAACAGCGCCTGCCCAAGTACGAAAAGCACTTCAAGAGCTACGCCAAGGTCGAGCAGGTAGACTGGCGTCTGCTGGCCGCCATCGGCTATCAGGAATCGATGTGGCAGCCGGAGGTCACCTCCAAGACCGGTGTTCGCGGCCTGATGATGCTGACCCAGCGCACCGCCCAGGCCATGGGTGTGTCCAACCGGCTGGACCCGAAACAGAGCATCCAGGGTGGTGCCAAGTATTTCATGAAGATCAAGGCCGAGCTGGACGACAGTATCCAGGAGCCGGACCGCACCTGGTTTGCCCTGGCTGCCTATAACGTCGGCAGTGGCCACCTGGAAGACGCCCGTACCCTGGCCAAGCGCGAGAAGCTCAACCCGAACAAGTGGCTGGACGTGAAGAAGATGCTGCCGCGCCTGTCGCAGAAGCAGTGGTATCGCCAGACCAAATACGGTTATGCCCGTGGCGGCGAGCCGGTGCACTTCGTGGCCAACATCCGTCGTTACTACGACATCCTCACCTGGGTGACCCAGCCGCAGCTCGAAGGCCAGGTGGCCGAGGGCAACCTGCATGTGCCTGGGGTGAACAAGGACAAGCCAGCGGATCAGTCGCCGCCGATGTAG
- the tadA gene encoding tRNA adenosine(34) deaminase TadA, with protein MRPQIIDRSRDQEFMRLALALAAEGAALGEVPVGAVLVQHGQVIGQGFNRPIIDSDPSAHAEMVAIRAAAKSASNYRLPGSTLYVTLEPCSMCAGLIVHSRVMRVVFGALEPKAGIVQSQGQFFGQGFLNHRVMVEGGVLAQECGQILSDFFKARRAKT; from the coding sequence ATGCGCCCGCAGATCATCGATCGCAGCCGCGATCAGGAATTCATGCGCCTGGCCCTGGCCCTGGCCGCCGAAGGTGCGGCGCTGGGCGAGGTGCCCGTGGGTGCGGTGCTGGTGCAGCATGGGCAGGTGATCGGCCAGGGCTTTAACCGGCCGATCATCGACAGCGACCCCAGTGCGCATGCCGAGATGGTGGCCATCCGTGCTGCGGCGAAATCGGCCAGCAATTACCGCCTGCCCGGCAGCACCCTGTACGTGACCCTGGAACCTTGCAGCATGTGCGCGGGGCTGATCGTGCATTCGCGGGTGATGCGCGTGGTATTTGGCGCGCTGGAGCCCAAGGCAGGCATTGTGCAGAGCCAGGGGCAATTCTTCGGCCAAGGGTTCCTCAACCATCGGGTGATGGTGGAGGGCGGGGTGCTGGCGCAGGAGTGTGGGCAGATCCTCAGCGATTTCTTCAAGGCCCGCCGGGCCAAGACTTGA
- a CDS encoding multicopper oxidase family protein — MSFTRRQMLKGLTGLVVVGLGAGGAARYWLGKVEDDNAGHDYELIAAPLDVELVPGFKTEAWAFGPSAPGTELRVRQGTWLRVRFINHLPVETTIHWHGIRLPLEMDGVPYVSQLPVKPGEYFDYKFRVPDAGSYWYHPHVSSSEELGRGLVGPLIVEEREPTGFQHERTLSLKNWHVDEQGAWLPFSIPREAARNGTAGRLITINGQAGSVTELPAGQVVRVRLLNLDNTWTYRLNLKGNCEAKIYALDGNPVTPRPLEDEYWLGPGMRICLAIRIPQAGEEISLRDGFVRLGTLRSVASNDAPSDWPPALPANPIAEPDLENAEKLNFNFEWAAGVSVTPDPDKPSSMWQINGQAWDITDKTCADRPIATLKKGKSYIFELKNMTQYQHPIHLHGMSFKVIGSNRHDIKEPWFTDTYLLGKNERAQVALVADNPGTWMFHCHVIDHMETGLMAAIAVV; from the coding sequence ATGTCCTTCACCCGTCGACAAATGCTCAAGGGCCTGACCGGCCTGGTTGTGGTTGGCCTGGGCGCCGGTGGCGCGGCGCGTTACTGGCTGGGCAAGGTCGAAGATGACAATGCCGGGCATGATTACGAGCTGATCGCCGCGCCGCTGGATGTCGAGTTGGTGCCAGGTTTCAAGACCGAGGCCTGGGCGTTCGGGCCGTCGGCACCGGGCACCGAGCTGCGCGTGCGCCAAGGCACCTGGTTGCGGGTGCGCTTCATCAACCACCTTCCGGTGGAGACCACCATTCACTGGCATGGCATTCGGCTGCCGCTGGAAATGGACGGCGTGCCTTATGTGTCGCAATTGCCGGTCAAGCCGGGCGAGTACTTCGACTACAAGTTCCGCGTGCCGGATGCTGGCAGCTACTGGTATCACCCGCATGTCAGTAGCTCCGAAGAGCTCGGCCGCGGCCTGGTCGGCCCGCTGATCGTCGAGGAGCGTGAGCCCACCGGGTTCCAGCATGAGCGCACGTTGAGCCTGAAAAACTGGCATGTGGACGAGCAGGGCGCCTGGCTGCCTTTCAGCATCCCTCGCGAGGCGGCGCGCAATGGCACCGCAGGACGCTTGATCACCATCAATGGTCAGGCCGGCTCGGTCACCGAGCTGCCGGCTGGCCAAGTGGTGCGGGTGCGCCTGCTGAACCTCGACAACACCTGGACGTACCGCCTGAACCTCAAGGGCAACTGCGAGGCGAAAATCTATGCCCTCGACGGCAATCCGGTGACCCCGCGACCACTGGAGGACGAGTACTGGCTCGGCCCCGGCATGCGCATTTGCCTCGCCATCCGTATTCCCCAGGCCGGCGAGGAGATCTCCCTGCGCGATGGTTTCGTGCGTCTGGGTACCCTGCGTTCGGTGGCCAGCAATGACGCGCCGAGTGACTGGCCGCCAGCGCTGCCGGCCAACCCGATCGCCGAGCCGGACCTGGAGAATGCCGAAAAGCTCAACTTCAATTTCGAGTGGGCGGCCGGCGTGTCGGTCACCCCAGACCCGGACAAGCCGTCGAGTATGTGGCAGATCAACGGACAGGCCTGGGATATCACCGACAAGACCTGCGCCGACCGCCCCATCGCCACGTTGAAAAAGGGCAAGAGCTACATCTTCGAGCTGAAGAACATGACCCAGTACCAGCACCCGATCCACCTGCATGGCATGAGCTTCAAGGTGATCGGCTCCAACCGTCACGACATCAAGGAGCCGTGGTTCACCGACACCTACCTGCTGGGCAAGAACGAGCGCGCACAGGTGGCACTGGTGGCGGATAACCCGGGCACCTGGATGTTCCATTGCCACGTCATCGACCACATGGAAACCGGCCTGATGGCCGCGATTGCGGTGGTCTGA
- a CDS encoding membrane-targeted effector domain-containing toxin: MLTDTLPDDQQMLMTLAAHLTADCPDMRELAREVAQQLLARHDLKALEPDNVYLHRFHTAVSSPRTFNGWQHLDQPYESLTLPQLVMHRFDAQAQDNADVLSYLAGFYSDGPGKDAYDERNEVRLEARDVLDYFWSIDFATAFKTRMTSFWAEHSENFRTLAKANFMSKLLEVCAQEPSSALARHAQDIADDLVGKTTWPPSLEALQQRVLPGGATRVCALDIGGYVATDILRLQLANGSQLIYMPGDVDCLHYFPNNQALFWWVLSHCTHVENRTRFLAHFSLDDREEADGKVGLNNLIDLLFHGWGNHDYSGLNTLDLAIEEDGFDWLRNKARQRMIDDAHFSLRSNADLRRQLWIGYLKAGLQVFGPMAAVSWPVALALVGAGIAEMGLNIYQAIHGHTTRERKAGITGAIFAAIETLFNATFLLSAPGKPLNDFADAAQASAATEEGLAPAPAEESAQEHSGEPEEESASEVADAIETWVPQPFRPTGSWDALRPFETNVVLGSRPGTGFLEGIHMQDGQFYALIDDMPYQVRFVPELQSWTVVAPDNPFSFYKSLPIRLDAAGQWRPVERLGLNGGMLSSLKIWGRPSASASVPPLPGTPYEIPADLRASLTDVSDDEITGARAFLDAPDRQAAIARFRQLRDQLAADADAFMATVQTPPRPQIPEIPANASSKTVFKTLYQNTNGLVIGEAHSGLGSKRLLIDNMRLLRKLKVKTLYMEHFTTDFQQADIDTFNRTGVMPQELDRYVEGQDVGHRTDAEGRYTFRQVLVSAQKNGVRIQPIDCMASYRQAWATPVSDVARQRMMNFHAHLIIEADQAARGSGKWIALVGSTHANTFHGVTGLAETEGALGLRVEDRPIGEPDAYSTDPGVDALDDDGALRHVQSDLRLRAGVLTTRPPSADFESLLVRPGDYAIERTNGQEYLINRSRDSTLRRTLIKRDGRFYYVERPDWPAIHERRFQNLAELHARLRLRGMQHIAP, encoded by the coding sequence ATGCTTACCGACACCCTCCCTGACGACCAGCAAATGCTGATGACCCTCGCCGCACACCTCACTGCAGACTGCCCTGACATGCGCGAGCTGGCGCGTGAAGTCGCGCAACAACTCCTCGCGCGCCATGATCTGAAAGCGCTGGAGCCCGACAATGTCTACCTGCACCGTTTTCACACCGCCGTCAGCAGCCCTCGAACCTTCAACGGTTGGCAACACCTGGATCAGCCGTATGAATCCCTGACCCTGCCACAACTGGTGATGCACCGCTTCGATGCCCAGGCCCAGGACAACGCTGACGTGCTCAGTTATCTCGCTGGCTTCTACAGCGATGGGCCAGGCAAGGACGCGTATGACGAGCGCAATGAAGTTCGACTCGAAGCCAGGGACGTTCTGGATTATTTCTGGAGCATTGATTTTGCCACGGCATTCAAAACGCGGATGACGTCTTTCTGGGCCGAGCATTCAGAGAACTTCCGCACGTTGGCCAAAGCCAACTTCATGAGCAAATTACTGGAAGTTTGCGCACAAGAGCCCTCATCAGCGCTAGCGCGTCACGCGCAGGATATCGCTGACGACCTGGTGGGCAAAACAACCTGGCCGCCGTCGCTGGAGGCCCTGCAACAAAGGGTATTACCGGGTGGAGCTACGCGGGTCTGCGCGCTCGACATTGGCGGATATGTGGCGACGGACATCCTTCGCCTGCAATTGGCCAACGGCAGCCAGCTGATTTACATGCCGGGTGATGTCGACTGTCTGCATTATTTCCCGAATAACCAGGCACTGTTCTGGTGGGTACTCTCTCACTGCACCCATGTCGAAAACCGAACCCGTTTCCTGGCACATTTTTCCCTCGACGACCGCGAAGAAGCTGACGGCAAAGTCGGGCTGAACAACCTGATCGATCTGCTCTTTCATGGCTGGGGCAACCATGATTACAGCGGTCTCAACACCCTCGACCTGGCAATTGAAGAGGACGGTTTCGACTGGCTGCGCAACAAAGCTCGCCAGCGGATGATCGATGATGCGCATTTCTCTTTGCGCTCCAACGCAGACCTGCGCAGACAATTGTGGATCGGCTACTTGAAGGCGGGCCTGCAGGTGTTCGGCCCTATGGCAGCAGTGAGTTGGCCGGTAGCTTTGGCGCTGGTGGGGGCTGGCATTGCTGAAATGGGTTTGAACATCTACCAGGCGATTCACGGGCACACGACGCGTGAACGCAAGGCAGGTATTACCGGCGCGATTTTCGCCGCCATCGAGACACTGTTCAATGCGACCTTTCTACTCAGTGCACCCGGCAAGCCCCTTAATGATTTCGCAGATGCGGCGCAAGCCAGCGCTGCGACCGAGGAAGGGTTAGCCCCGGCACCGGCGGAAGAATCAGCGCAAGAACACAGCGGGGAGCCCGAGGAGGAAAGTGCCTCAGAGGTGGCAGACGCAATTGAAACCTGGGTACCCCAGCCCTTCCGGCCAACCGGCAGTTGGGACGCACTGCGCCCATTCGAGACGAATGTAGTACTTGGCAGCAGACCTGGCACAGGGTTTCTTGAAGGTATCCATATGCAGGATGGGCAGTTTTACGCACTGATCGACGACATGCCGTACCAAGTGCGTTTTGTACCCGAACTGCAATCCTGGACCGTCGTAGCCCCTGATAACCCTTTCTCTTTTTACAAAAGCTTGCCGATCCGCCTGGATGCTGCAGGCCAGTGGCGCCCGGTAGAACGCCTTGGCCTCAACGGGGGCATGCTTTCGAGCCTGAAAATCTGGGGTCGGCCGTCAGCAAGCGCAAGCGTGCCGCCCTTGCCCGGCACCCCTTACGAAATACCAGCTGACTTGCGCGCCTCACTGACGGATGTTTCCGATGATGAGATTACAGGTGCGCGAGCGTTCCTCGACGCCCCGGATCGACAGGCCGCCATAGCCCGCTTCCGCCAGCTGCGTGATCAGTTGGCGGCCGATGCCGATGCGTTCATGGCCACAGTGCAAACACCGCCACGTCCACAGATACCCGAAATCCCCGCCAACGCTTCATCCAAAACCGTTTTCAAAACCCTGTACCAGAACACTAACGGCTTGGTGATTGGCGAAGCGCACAGTGGCCTTGGCAGCAAGCGATTGCTGATCGACAACATGCGCCTGCTACGCAAGCTGAAGGTGAAAACGCTGTACATGGAGCACTTCACCACCGACTTTCAGCAAGCAGACATCGATACCTTCAACCGCACAGGCGTGATGCCGCAGGAGCTGGATCGCTATGTGGAAGGCCAGGATGTCGGCCACCGCACCGACGCCGAAGGCCGCTACACCTTTCGACAGGTACTGGTCAGCGCACAGAAAAACGGCGTACGCATACAGCCCATCGACTGCATGGCCAGTTACCGCCAGGCGTGGGCGACACCCGTTTCCGATGTAGCACGCCAGCGCATGATGAACTTCCATGCACACTTGATTATCGAGGCAGACCAGGCAGCGCGCGGCTCGGGAAAATGGATTGCGCTGGTCGGCAGTACCCACGCCAACACCTTCCATGGCGTCACCGGCCTGGCTGAAACAGAAGGCGCGCTAGGCCTTCGTGTCGAAGACCGCCCGATCGGCGAACCTGACGCTTACAGCACAGACCCTGGTGTGGATGCCCTGGACGACGATGGCGCATTAAGGCATGTGCAAAGCGACCTGCGGCTACGGGCCGGAGTGTTGACCACCCGCCCGCCATCAGCGGATTTTGAAAGCCTGCTGGTAAGGCCTGGCGATTACGCGATCGAACGTACCAATGGCCAGGAATACCTGATCAACCGCAGCCGGGATTCGACCTTGCGACGCACGCTGATCAAGCGCGATGGGCGGTTTTACTACGTGGAGCGCCCCGACTGGCCGGCCATTCATGAACGTCGCTTTCAAAACCTTGCCGAGCTTCATGCCCGGCTGAGATTACGCGGCATGCAACACATTGCTCCTTGA
- the guaA gene encoding glutamine-hydrolyzing GMP synthase translates to MALDIHAHRILILDFGSQYTQLIARRVREIGVYCELHPFDMDDEAIREFNPRGIILAGGPESVHEANSPRAPQAVFDLNVPVLGICYGMQTMAEQMGGKVEGSELREFGYARVDVVGKSRLLDGIEDHVDADGVLGLDVWMSHGDKVTQMPGNFHVLASTPSCPIAGMFDDTRGYYGVQFHPEVTHTKQGGRILSRFVQDICGCEALWTASNIVEDAIAQVRAQVGSANVLLGLSGGVDSSVVAALLHRAIGDQLTCVFVDNGLLRLHEGDQVMAMFKENMGVKVIRADAEKQFLDNLEGEADPEKKRKIIGRTFIDIFDAEASKLDNIQFLAQGTIYPDVIESAGAKSGKAHVIKSHHNVGGLPEEMNLKLVEPLRELFKDEVRKIGLELGLPYDMVYRHPFPGPGLGVRILGEVKKEYADILRRADHIFIEELRKADWYHKTSQAFVVFQPVKSVGVVGDGRRYAWVVALRAVETVDFMTARWAHLPYELLETVSGRIINEIEGISRVTYDVSSKPPATIEWE, encoded by the coding sequence ATGGCCCTCGACATTCACGCTCACCGCATCCTGATCCTCGATTTCGGTTCCCAGTACACCCAGCTGATTGCCCGCCGCGTGCGCGAAATCGGCGTGTACTGCGAACTGCACCCGTTCGACATGGACGATGAAGCGATCCGCGAATTCAACCCGCGCGGCATCATCCTCGCTGGCGGCCCCGAGTCGGTCCACGAAGCCAACAGCCCGCGTGCCCCGCAGGCCGTGTTCGACCTGAACGTACCGGTGCTGGGCATCTGCTACGGCATGCAGACCATGGCCGAACAGATGGGCGGCAAGGTCGAAGGTTCCGAGCTGCGTGAGTTCGGTTATGCCCGCGTTGACGTGGTCGGCAAGAGCCGCCTGCTCGACGGCATCGAAGACCACGTTGACGCCGACGGCGTGCTGGGCCTGGATGTGTGGATGAGCCACGGTGACAAGGTCACCCAGATGCCGGGCAACTTCCATGTACTGGCCAGCACCCCGAGCTGCCCGATCGCCGGCATGTTCGACGATACTCGCGGCTACTATGGCGTGCAGTTCCACCCTGAGGTGACCCACACCAAGCAGGGCGGTCGCATCCTGTCCCGTTTCGTGCAGGACATCTGCGGCTGTGAGGCCCTGTGGACCGCCTCCAACATCGTTGAAGACGCCATCGCCCAGGTGCGTGCGCAAGTCGGTTCGGCCAACGTCCTGCTGGGCCTGTCTGGCGGCGTAGACAGCTCGGTGGTTGCCGCACTGCTGCACCGCGCCATCGGCGACCAGCTGACCTGCGTCTTCGTCGACAACGGCCTGCTGCGCCTGCATGAAGGCGACCAGGTGATGGCCATGTTCAAAGAGAACATGGGCGTCAAGGTGATCCGCGCCGACGCTGAAAAGCAGTTCCTCGACAACCTGGAAGGCGAAGCCGACCCGGAGAAGAAGCGCAAGATCATCGGCCGCACCTTCATCGACATCTTCGACGCCGAAGCCAGCAAGCTGGATAACATCCAGTTCCTCGCCCAGGGCACCATCTACCCGGACGTGATCGAGTCGGCTGGCGCCAAGAGCGGCAAGGCCCACGTGATCAAGTCGCACCACAACGTGGGTGGCCTGCCGGAGGAAATGAACCTCAAGCTGGTCGAGCCGCTGCGTGAACTGTTCAAGGACGAAGTCCGCAAGATCGGCCTGGAACTGGGCCTGCCGTACGACATGGTCTACCGCCACCCGTTCCCGGGCCCGGGCCTGGGCGTGCGCATCCTGGGTGAAGTGAAGAAGGAATACGCCGACATCCTGCGTCGCGCCGACCACATCTTCATCGAAGAACTGCGCAAGGCCGACTGGTACCACAAGACCAGCCAGGCCTTCGTGGTGTTCCAGCCGGTCAAGTCGGTTGGCGTCGTTGGCGACGGCCGTCGCTACGCTTGGGTTGTCGCGCTGCGTGCCGTCGAGACCGTGGACTTCATGACCGCGCGTTGGGCACACCTGCCATACGAGCTGCTGGAAACTGTCAGCGGCCGTATCATCAACGAAATCGAAGGCATCTCGCGCGTTACCTACGATGTGTCGAGCAAGCCGCCGGCCACTATCGAGTGGGAATAA
- the guaB gene encoding IMP dehydrogenase, which produces MLRISQEALTFDDILLVPGYSEVLPNEVSLKTRLTRGIELNIPLVSAAMDTVTEARLAIAMAQEGGIGIIHKNMTIEQQAGEVRKVKKFEAGVVKDPITIEADATVRDLFDLTRLNNISGVPVLANGDLVGIVTSRDVRFETRLDAKVRDVMTPKERLVTVREGADKNEVRELLHKHRLEKVLIVDDKFSLKGMMTVKDIEKAKAYPLASKDDQGRLRVGAAVGTGKDTGERVAALVAAGVDVVVVDTAHGHSKGVIDRVRWVKETYPQVQVIGGNIATGAAAKALAEAGADAVKVGIGPGSICTTRIVAGVGVPQISAIANVAAALEGTGVPLIADGGIRFSGDLSKAIVAGASCVMMGSMFAGTEEAPGEVELFQGRSYKAYRGMGSLGAMAQAQGSSDRYFQDSSAGAEKLVPEGIEGRVPYKGALAAIIHQLMGGLRSSMGYTGSATIEEMRTKPEFVRITGAGMAESHVHDVQITKEAPNYRVG; this is translated from the coding sequence ATGCTGCGTATCAGCCAAGAAGCCCTGACCTTCGACGATATCCTCCTTGTACCTGGCTACTCTGAGGTACTGCCTAATGAAGTCAGTCTCAAGACCCGTTTGACCCGTGGCATCGAGCTGAACATTCCGCTGGTTTCCGCCGCCATGGATACCGTGACCGAAGCGCGTCTGGCCATTGCCATGGCCCAGGAAGGCGGCATCGGCATCATCCACAAGAACATGACCATCGAACAGCAGGCCGGCGAAGTACGCAAGGTCAAGAAGTTCGAGGCTGGCGTGGTCAAGGACCCGATCACCATCGAAGCCGACGCCACCGTGCGTGACCTGTTCGACCTGACCCGCCTGAACAACATCTCCGGTGTTCCGGTGCTGGCGAACGGCGACCTGGTCGGTATCGTCACCTCCCGTGACGTGCGCTTTGAAACCCGCCTGGACGCCAAGGTCCGCGACGTGATGACCCCCAAAGAGCGTCTGGTCACGGTCCGCGAAGGCGCCGACAAGAACGAAGTCCGCGAGCTGCTGCACAAGCACCGTCTGGAAAAAGTCCTGATCGTCGACGACAAGTTCAGCCTCAAGGGCATGATGACCGTCAAGGACATCGAAAAAGCCAAGGCCTACCCGCTGGCCAGCAAGGACGACCAGGGTCGTCTGCGCGTCGGCGCTGCGGTCGGCACCGGCAAGGACACCGGCGAGCGCGTTGCCGCCCTGGTTGCCGCTGGCGTTGACGTGGTGGTTGTCGACACTGCCCACGGTCACTCCAAAGGCGTGATCGACCGCGTTCGCTGGGTTAAAGAAACCTACCCGCAAGTGCAGGTGATCGGCGGCAACATCGCCACCGGCGCCGCAGCCAAGGCTTTGGCCGAAGCTGGCGCTGACGCCGTCAAGGTCGGTATCGGCCCAGGCTCGATCTGCACCACCCGTATCGTTGCCGGTGTCGGCGTGCCGCAAATCAGCGCCATCGCCAACGTCGCCGCTGCACTGGAAGGCACTGGCGTGCCACTGATCGCCGACGGCGGTATCCGCTTCTCCGGTGACCTGTCCAAGGCCATCGTTGCCGGTGCGTCCTGCGTGATGATGGGTTCGATGTTCGCCGGTACCGAAGAGGCCCCGGGTGAAGTCGAACTGTTCCAGGGCCGTTCCTACAAGGCCTACCGCGGCATGGGCTCGCTGGGTGCCATGGCACAGGCGCAAGGTTCGTCCGACCGTTACTTCCAGGACTCCTCGGCCGGCGCCGAGAAGCTTGTTCCTGAGGGGATCGAAGGCCGCGTGCCTTACAAGGGCGCCCTGGCCGCGATCATCCACCAGCTGATGGGCGGCCTGCGTTCGTCCATGGGCTACACCGGCAGCGCAACCATCGAAGAGATGCGCACCAAGCCGGAATTTGTACGCATCACCGGTGCCGGCATGGCCGAGTCCCACGTGCATGATGTGCAAATCACCAAAGAAGCCCCTAACTACCGCGTAGGCTGA
- a CDS encoding sulfite exporter TauE/SafE family protein, with product MLAQPSFSGLDWLPILLGVGVAYIVFGIAGFGTALVAGPVLIHFMPLSRIIPLLVLLDFVAAFGNLLPSRRDVVRSELLRLLPFMALGCTLGVMFLLQLKSDILLLLMGVFVTAYALYGLAVKVRPASLSGLWAVPMGTAGGLFGALFGSGGFLYALYLSARLEVKEQVRATQSALISCSTVVRLTLFLVAGVYADQSLLLLAACLLPVMFVGLWVGRRLTNRLSREAFVRLVTWLVLASGLALIGRYLSA from the coding sequence ATGCTTGCCCAACCGTCTTTTTCCGGCCTTGACTGGTTACCCATCCTGCTGGGTGTTGGTGTTGCCTACATCGTCTTTGGTATTGCCGGTTTCGGTACCGCGCTGGTGGCCGGGCCGGTACTGATCCATTTCATGCCGTTGTCACGCATCATCCCGCTGCTGGTGCTGCTGGACTTTGTTGCCGCGTTCGGCAACCTGCTGCCGTCGCGCCGGGATGTGGTGCGCAGCGAGTTGTTACGGCTGTTGCCGTTCATGGCCCTGGGCTGCACATTGGGCGTGATGTTCCTGCTGCAACTGAAGTCCGACATTTTGCTGCTGTTGATGGGGGTGTTCGTGACCGCCTATGCGTTGTACGGGCTGGCAGTGAAAGTGCGGCCGGCCAGCCTGTCGGGGTTGTGGGCGGTGCCGATGGGTACGGCAGGCGGTTTGTTCGGGGCGCTGTTCGGCAGCGGCGGGTTTCTGTATGCCCTTTACCTGAGCGCACGGCTGGAAGTGAAAGAACAGGTACGCGCCACCCAGAGCGCGCTGATCAGTTGCAGCACGGTCGTACGCCTGACGCTGTTCCTGGTCGCCGGTGTGTATGCCGACCAAAGCCTGCTGCTGCTCGCCGCCTGCTTGCTGCCAGTCATGTTCGTCGGCCTCTGGGTGGGGCGGCGGCTGACCAACCGGCTGTCCCGTGAAGCCTTTGTTCGCCTGGTCACCTGGCTGGTGCTGGCCAGCGGCCTGGCGTTGATCGGTCGCTACCTGAGCGCCTGA